The following is a genomic window from Nitrospinaceae bacterium.
ATGGACGATCTTCGGGACAAGTATGCGTCTTTTGAGAAGACGATTTCTTTCCTCGACATGGTGGAGCGCCATATTTTGGGCAACTTTTCGACCTTCCAGAACACCGAGGAGCTGGGAGGAGCCGAGGCCGCACCGATGATGATGATGCGGCCGCCGAAGGATGAAAATCCTTTCCGCGTCTACGAAGTTAACGTTGTCGTTGATAACTCTGCTCTCGAATGTGCGCCGGTCGTCTACGAATCGAATCCGAATTTCAACAACCTGTTTGGGCGAATAGAGCGCCGGGCCCACTTCGGAACCTATACGACGGATTTCACCCTTGTTCGGGCCGGATCGATTGTCCAGGCGAGCGGCGGCTTTTTAATTCTCAATGCCCTCGATGTACTGACGAACCCCGGTGTCTGGCCGGCGCTCAAGCGCGCCATCCGCACCCGTTGTGTTCGTATCGAGGACCTGGGCGAAACATTTGGCTGGAGTCAAGGCACCATCAAACCAGAGCCCATTCCGGTGAACGTGAAGGTGCTGCTCATGGGCAGCCCGATGATCTACTACCTCCTTCTTCGTCAAGATGAGGACTTCGGAAAGCTCTTCAAGGTAAAGGCCGATTTTAGTTCCGTCATTAAGCGCACCCCTGCGAGCCTTCGGGATTTTCGGGCTTTCGTTGAGTTTCATCGGGCCGAGGATGGGTTGCTGCCCTTTAGTGATGATGCGATGGCGCGGGTGCTTGAGGCGAGCTCGCGCATGGTCTCTGACCAGAGCCGGCTCTCGGCCCAGTTCGGCGAGCTTAGAGAACTTTTGCTTGAGGCTGATCACTGGGCTCGGCAGGAGGAGGCGCAGCGAGTTGAGGCCAAGCACATTATTTGCGCCGAGGACGAAAAGCGATTTCGGGCAGATCTTCTCGACGAGCGGCTTCGCGATCAAATTATCGAGGGCCACGTGATGATCGACGTCGAGGGCGAGGTCATCGGCCAGATTAATGGCCTTGCCGTGCTAAGCATGGGCGATTTCAGTTTCGGCAAGCCCTCTCGCATCACGGCCCAAACTTTCATGGGCGATCGCGGGGTGATTAACATCGAGCGCGAGAGCAAACTCTCGGGCAACATCCACGACAAAGGGATGCTCATTCTCCAGGGCTATCTCGGCGCGACCTATGCCCGAAATCATCCCCTCGCTCTTTCGGCAAGCATCACCTTCGAGCAGAACTATGGCGGTGTGGATGGCGATAGCGCCTCATCGACCGAGCTTTATGCGCTCTTGAGTTCGCTCTCCGGGCTTCCCATCAAGCAAGGGTTTGCCGTCACCGGATCGGTCAACCAACGAGGCGAGATTCAACCCATCGGCGGGGTGAACGAGAAGATCGAGGGCTTTTTTGAAGTGTGCAAAGGTATGGGCGAGCTCACCGGTGAGCAGGGTGTGTTAATTCCCCACCAAAACGTGACAAATCTCATGCTTCGCGATGAGGTGGTTGAGGCGGTCAGGGCGGGCAAGTTCAACGTCTACCCCATTCATACCGTGGACGAGGGCATCTCGCTCCTGACTGGCACACCTGCCGGGGAGCGGGACGAGGATAGCGGCGAGTTTCCCGAAGGCTCGGTTCACGGCATGGTCGCGGCCCGGCTTGCTAAGATGTACGAGGATCTTCGCCGGCTAGGAAAAAAGAAAGACGATGAAGAAGAAGAGGACGAAAAGCCCTCCCCCACTCCCGAGATGCCGCCCGCGCCGCCCGATCCCCCTCCCGGCCCGCCAAGAAGACGGGGCGGTAGAAGCTAATTGGCTGATTTTTTTTCACCGCACGTGCTCATAAAACCGCACAAGCCTAGTCGCCGGAACACCCATCCAGTAGAGGATGCTGAGCCCCCACCAGATGACGAAACACCGCCATTTTCCCCAGACCTTGATGCGCCGCCCGCTGGCGGTGACGCTCGCAGGTAAAATTGAGATGCCGCCTGCCTCGCGCATCCGATCGCTGAAGTCCCAATCCTCAAATAGCGGCATATCCGCGTAGCCACCCATTTTTTTGAAAACAGAGCGACGAACGAAGATGGCCTGATCGCCGAAGAGCAGATTCGTCCATTGCGAGCGGGTGTTGGCGCTGAAGCTTATGAAGCGGCTGAAGAGATCGTTTCGATCAAAACGGTGGGTGAATCCCCCGCCAACTGTTTTGGGCTCGCCTGTAGGAGATTCGATCAAGGTTTTTTCGATCAACGAAAGCGCGCCAGGAGGGAGCAGGGTGTCGGAGTGGAGAAAGAGCAGGATGTCTCCTTTTGCGGCTGCTGCGCCCTGGTTCATCTGCGCAGCTCTTCCGGGCGGTGAGGTGATGAGGCGGGCTTTATCGGCCGCTATCTGGGGGGTGGCGTCCCAGCTTCCGCCATCTGAGACGATGATTTCAAAAACCCCCGCCTGCTCGCTGAGCGCATCTAGAAACGGACCTATTCCTTCGGCCTCGTTAAGCGCGGGTATT
Proteins encoded in this region:
- a CDS encoding AAA family ATPase; its protein translation is MTLFPEPLAPEALRWRFDKSESLDLDGGKLSKEIFIGQERAERAMAFGLGMSSNEFNLYVSGPPGTGKYTMCRSYCERLACETDVPDSIAFVHNFSDSDRPLWLTFPAGIAVEFQGDMAMLVTELQESIPKAFEADAHESARKEIVESVQTQQRQRLEALEEKGRAVNFAIQMSQAGLNVIPLIDGKNATAEQFENLPEEERKRYEENRNSLATPISEFVKETRNLEKEVRARMRKLDENIALTAVKGPMDDLRDKYASFEKTISFLDMVERHILGNFSTFQNTEELGGAEAAPMMMMRPPKDENPFRVYEVNVVVDNSALECAPVVYESNPNFNNLFGRIERRAHFGTYTTDFTLVRAGSIVQASGGFLILNALDVLTNPGVWPALKRAIRTRCVRIEDLGETFGWSQGTIKPEPIPVNVKVLLMGSPMIYYLLLRQDEDFGKLFKVKADFSSVIKRTPASLRDFRAFVEFHRAEDGLLPFSDDAMARVLEASSRMVSDQSRLSAQFGELRELLLEADHWARQEEAQRVEAKHIICAEDEKRFRADLLDERLRDQIIEGHVMIDVEGEVIGQINGLAVLSMGDFSFGKPSRITAQTFMGDRGVINIERESKLSGNIHDKGMLILQGYLGATYARNHPLALSASITFEQNYGGVDGDSASSTELYALLSSLSGLPIKQGFAVTGSVNQRGEIQPIGGVNEKIEGFFEVCKGMGELTGEQGVLIPHQNVTNLMLRDEVVEAVRAGKFNVYPIHTVDEGISLLTGTPAGERDEDSGEFPEGSVHGMVAARLAKMYEDLRRLGKKKDDEEEEDEKPSPTPEMPPAPPDPPPGPPRRRGGRS
- a CDS encoding glycosyltransferase family 2 protein encodes the protein MISIVIPALNEAEGIGPFLDALSEQAGVFEIIVSDGGSWDATPQIAADKARLITSPPGRAAQMNQGAAAAKGDILLFLHSDTLLPPGALSLIEKTLIESPTGEPKTVGGGFTHRFDRNDLFSRFISFSANTRSQWTNLLFGDQAIFVRRSVFKKMGGYADMPLFEDWDFSDRMREAGGISILPASVTASGRRIKVWGKWRCFVIWWGLSILYWMGVPATRLVRFYEHVR